The sequence below is a genomic window from Streptosporangium lutulentum.
CAGCCACGTACGATCGGCACCAGCCACGTGCCGTCCTCGGCCAGGCGCACCCCCTCGGGAGGGGTTGAGCCGCTGTCGACCATCGCCGTCAGGACCTCTTTGCGGCCATGGCCGACGACCAGCCGGCCGGTGCGTTCATCGATCTCTCCGGCGACGACGCAGCCGAACGTCTCGATCGAGGCGCGGATCGCGGCCAAGTCGTGGTCCTTGGCGTTCCGCGCCGCTGCCGGGAGGTCCAGGAGCGGCATGTACTCGATGTGGCGCTGCATCACACCTCCGCCCGGGGGCTGTCGGTCGTGGACATGGCGCGGACGATCGCATAGAACATGTGATCTTTGATCCGCTGCTCGTCGGGCAGGTCCTCGTACGGCACGAGGCAGGGGTGCGTCTTGGTGTTGGCGTTCTTGTACCGGCCGTACGTCCACCCATCGGCGCGCTTCGTGTCGCACCACGTCTCATGGAGCTCCTGCGGTGTGGCACCGGCCAGAGCGGCTTCGACGCCCTGGATGACCGGGGAGGTCTGCCAGTCGGGGGCCTGGTCCCAGTGCGGTGACGGCTTCTCACCTGCCGCGATCTGCAGGACGCGGTTCGCCTCGTGGCACACGCGGGCGATCGTCTCTGGGTATGCCTTCATGGCGCTCATCGGTCGCTGCCTTCCTCGGC
It includes:
- a CDS encoding RyR domain-containing protein, which translates into the protein MKAYPETIARVCHEANRVLQIAAGEKPSPHWDQAPDWQTSPVIQGVEAALAGATPQELHETWCDTKRADGWTYGRYKNANTKTHPCLVPYEDLPDEQRIKDHMFYAIVRAMSTTDSPRAEV